The DNA segment AGAAATCATACCAAATGAACAAAGTTGTTAAATTAATCTACCCCtcttaactgatgactggaacaCCTCTTATGAATGTTACTATTTCGTGGGAAAGTCCTGGTGCATTCCACTTAGCCACAGCCCATCTTATTCTATAAAACCATTTTTCTCCTGACAAGTGGTTCCAGCCATCCCCCAAGACCATGCCTCAGCCAAGatttctttgcctctttctttGATCTCATGGCCCCTTTCTACCCTCTGTGGCCAATTCTCATGTATCAGACTTTCCCAAAGAAGTATATAGGCCTGGGCGTTATCATGAGAGGAAAAGGCGTTTTTCCTGGACAAAAGCTAAAAAGGAGCTGGTGTCGTGTGAAGAGAGGGAACAGCAGGCTTCATTATGGTGGTTCACGTACACGGTACTGAATGGAAACAAAATAGAACCGATGGTGACTTTCTGATCATTGGAGAAAAGGGCAGTGGGTAGTGTTGCTGCGTCAACAAGAACTGAGAAGGTAATCAGGACGGAAGTAGCTGTCATCAGGAAATGGCGTCAAAGGGAGGGAGGACGCAGATGAGGGGCGGATCTGTTAGAGTCGCTGCGCATTCATGACTTCAGTGCGGGCTTTAGAAAAGACGTGCCAGCAAGCACTAGCACATTAAGCATGACATCGAGTTCCAAAACAAGACTAGGCGGAGACCTATGTATGTCGGCTGGGGTTGCCAATGGTTACGTCTGTGCATTATCAGGGCGTGGCCAATGGGGTTAAGTTTTTTTGCGCATGGTTTCTTTCAGCGGTCTCTGGCGCTTCTTAATTGGACTATTACACAATCCAAGAACTGTAACGCGAGTTTCGCAAGTACTGCTGGGAAATCAAGTAACGCTTAACGGTTTCTGTAACGGTTGGAGCAGTCAGCGGGGAACAACGGTCAGGCATCAAGATTAAGCAATTTTCTAAAGTAAGTAAATCCGGTACCTGACTCAGTCAGTGTGCCGCTACCCCCTATAGGTTAATGAAGGGAAGAGATGGGGCTAGCTACCTTCTCTGCCaagtattttgtatttctgtgatgttTTATTAGCTTGTCCATCCTAGTGGAGACCAAAGGCGCCATTATGTTCTAGGTCTGCCAGTCCTAAAAGCTTTATATACTATTTTCgtcctctgctcctcctcccttttAGCATAAGGCATGATTCCTGCCTCCATTTCTCCATCACATCTATAcaattttggggggggggaagacTGGGGGGAAAGGGCTGTGATGAAAGTTTGATGCTCTAGCCTAAGTCTCCACTACTTTGCCTTTTGGGGCCAGACTGCCAAACTGCCTAATTTACTGGCTGGCAGCATCCAGGTGTTTTTAGTGACCATGGCAGAGAACAACAATctccagaaaaagaaatagaaatagtcTATCTTCACTCGCCCTTCTGACAATCTCAGTGGGACATCCAAAATGAAACAGGAATGGGTAGTTGTTCTCAGCCATAAGAGTTCATTGTCTGATGTCATGAACAAGTGTGAAGGCACGGACACAGAAGGGCAAGTGAATGTTGAAAAAAAGTTTAGTGAAAAGAAGTACACCTGATCGACCAGGCGGGCATCTCATGAGAAAACTGAGAGCTCAAACTGcctaatttattgatttgtaagtcCCTTCCCTCTACCTTCTCCTCCTCAACTTGTCCACATCCCTGCTCTCATTCATCTTTGCCCAATCCTAGACCACAGCATCCTTCTCTTGAATGCTTGCTTACTTCCCTCCATCCAGGCTAGTTGTTGTGGCTGTTAGAGCAGTTACTGTCAATGGCCAGTTGCTTCATTAGGCTTATCCCTATTCCATCTCCAAATACAGAGGCCTAGTTCTGGAGCTATGTCTACTaaagagaaggaagcagattTGACTGAAGCAGAGGGCAGTGTGCCAGGCCACCTGGAGTTGGAAGATGAAAAACGTGGGCCTCACAGTGGTAAGGACCTACTTTCTTGTCTTTAcactgagggaggaggggaccTCCCCTGCTCATGGGTTCAGAGAGATTTCAGATTGCCTCTCTCTCAAACGTCCTTGATGCAAAGGGGAAacttctccctgcctcctcagAGTTTTTGCTTGTTATGCTACCTCCCTTCTGACTTGtaactcatttttctttctactaGGCTAGATTCCCTCGTGTCACCAAAACTACTCAACTACAAGAAGGGTCCCCTTTAACTGAAAGCAGTCAGAATAATTAACAATGCAGTTTTCTAAGCCTTGAGACAAATGAGGATTCTATAGTAACAGCtctggggctgtgggtggggaCACTTCCCTCTGGAGGTGAAAGTTGAAGTGACTAAGGGATGGATTCCATGCCTAAGAGCTAAAGTTTCTCCTCTGGTATTTAGGTGAATTCACTTTGCAAAGGGAGGGGAGGTTAGAATAAATTGGAATTTTCcagtatgaatttttttaaagatttgtttacttatttgaaagagttacacacacacacacacacacacacacacacggagtgggggggggcagagagagaaaggtcttccatctgctggttcactccccaaatggctgcagcctccagagctgtgctgatccaaagccaggagccaggagcttcttccagatctcccatgtgggtgcaggggcccaaagacttgggccatctcctactgctttccaggcctataacagagagctggattggaagtggaacagccaagactcaaactggcgcctatatgggatgccagtactgcaggcggcagctttacccactacaccacagcaccagcccttccagTATCAATTGATACTATTTTTCACCTCCTGTGTAAGCCATCTGATATTGTACTGCACAAATTTAAGGATCTTTCTGACAAACAAGCCATGTATATGGAGGCATTTAGCATACACTTTGGGTTATTTTTCCTTCTATAGGAAAGTAGCATAACCTTTTGCACAATGCATACCCCCGTTCTCCTGTTTCTTTGCCTCCTAAAACATGCAATAATAAGTGTAGGTGTATCTTCAAAGCACTTTGACCTCTAACATTAAATgcacacattttattttcattaaactcACTATGATTTTGAACCTGgatgtttaaaaataatgctttttaaatgctttgggagaaaataaattcagattCTTAGCACATTTTAGCAATTCATGACTTTTAGAGAATGCTGaagtagaaaaaatattcaataatttcaattctttccttctttgttctCATTAATTTAAAGGGGCCAGTACTGCAAATTTTTATTCCAAATTTGGTGAATGCTACTGTCTCTCCTCTAACTTACTGATAGTTTAACAAAATTTTGGTTACATTTAGAATCAGTGCCTATTAGGGTCAGTGTTAGTGAACCTAAATCCTTTGGGGGTAGAAAGAGAGATAACAGGATCTGCTGACAAGGAAAGGCTCCTCTGCCACTAGCTTTCTTAGGGTTCTTCTTCCACTAACATTTTAAGTTCAGTGGGTGCTCCAGCCTCTTCCTTTCCTTACCCTACCCACTTTGGTTTGAGATTTCACTTTAGCTTTTTTCCCCCTATGTACAGATGATGACACCCATAAGCCTGAAGACAAGCCATTACTGAGGTAAGTTATGAAATCTTTTGTTCACATTAACAATTGCCCTCTTTGTGGTGACATCTATATCCAATCAAAATGAACTAGATTATGGACTATCTTGTTATGTACTTTGATGAACACTACATAATATATACCCGTCTATGGGACATTCTGGAGCAGTAGCTATAAATTTATCACACTGACTTTTCCAACAGAAAGGAACCTTTAGTCACATCCACTGATTGAAATTGATCATTTGCTCTGTCTCAAAAAAAGAGTGCCACTGGAAAATAAATCCCTGAAAAGGTATCTTTGGGATCTTGATTTCTCAGGTTTTTCTGCAGTCCTTGCCATGGAGGGATGATGAGTGCCAAATTCCATTGTATGCTCAGCTCTCAGCTTGGGATCCTCCTGAGTCTAAATGGACCACTGTTGCTAATAATTCTGAAAAATGATGTATCCTGCCTTAGAGAGCTGATAGACTGAATTCCCAGAGGAACTCTGGGAGAAAACAATAGTTAAGATTTATATTTCCTACAGAGCTTATTTATGTAATAATGAGAGCAGAAAGTAATAAATATTCTAAGTGCCACCATTGTCTCGCAGAAGTGCAGCTTAAATTTCCCAGAAAAGTGTGTGTTTTCTACTGTGGGTGGTTCAGCAGCAGCATTTTAACATAGTTTAAGCAACTTGTTACCACTGATAAGCCTGTTATTCCAAATGATGGAAATCAAAATTATGTTAGTAGGTGTAGCTTGAACTAAAAGCAAGAACAAAGAACAAACTGGGTGGAAATCCCAAACTGAAGCTTTTGTTTAAAACGTTGTCATTAACCAAAACAAGTGGTTAAAAAGAAAGCACCTGTTATTACTGATAAACCTGTTCTTATTTCAAATGGTAGAAATCAAAATTATGTTAGTAGGTGTAGCTTGAACTAAAAGGAGGAATAAACTGGGTGAAAATACCAAACtgaatcttttgttttttaaaaaaattgctatcATTAGCCAAAACAAAgtagtaaaaaagaaatcaaaagggaagaaaaaacctGCATTTGAGTTCCTAGGTCCTGCCTTCAGCCCTGCCAGGAGGCCATTATGGACATTAaggggtgaatcagtggactggagacctgtgtgtgtgtgtgtgtgtgtctgtctgtctgtctgtctgtctgtcctgtctctctgcctctcaaataaataaataatatttttaagtcaaGGGGTGAtggttggcacagtggttaagccaatGCATGGgactcccatatcccatatgggagagcctGATTCgtatcccagctcctctgccttttcttttcctttttaattttcaatttactttataatcataagcctaaccctccactaaataaagaattcaacaagtaggcAGAAAAAACCACTTTGCCTTAAGAGgttagacaagggctataaacaataatcaaatctcaaaatgtcaattttgctcatttacattacatttttgattcagcttcttgATAATATGTACTTTggtgggctcaagtacttgagtccctagcACGCACATGGAATACCTACATAAAATTCAATCTTAACTGTTTATTCACTTGGCTATATTCCCTGGGTTGCACTTTACAAGATAGATTACCACTCCAGTTTCTGTTTCATACTGCAGTTGGGCATTGGAACAAAAAGCTCTTCCAGAATGTTTATTATTATGTCATTTTTTCTAGCCATGAAGAATCATTTCTTCACCAGGAAGATGTTCTTCAAGAGACTAGGGTCAACAATCCTGAGGATAAAGACTTGCAGAATTTAAGTGGGATGaagggaatgaaaatgaaatgtgagaaACTGAAGAGCATGGGAAATAACAAAGGGACCATGTACAGCTTGTTCTTCTCTTCCATTAATCTAtgtatattttaactttatttttaattgatacataGTAATTATACAAATGTATAGGgtaaaaatgtaatgttttgttATACTGTATTGATTACATAGCTTTACTGAGGTATGGTTGACATAGATGATGATTAGATACATACAATAATGATTAGATACACATTATGAAATGCTTACCATAATGAGTTAACACATATATTGTCTCTCATGGCTATCATATTTTCATAGTGAGAACACTTAAGATCTACTCTCTTAGCAACTTCCAAGCACACCAGAGAGTATTATCATTAACTGTAGTCGTTATGGTGTACATTACATCCCTAGAACTTATTCATCTTACAACTGAAAGTTTGCACCCTTTGACCAACATATCCTTCTCCTCACCCCACTCTCCAGCCCCTGGTAACCAACCTTCTACACTGGTTTTGCGAGTTTGACTTTTTAGATCCACTTATACATGATGAGATCGTACATATttggtctttctgtgtctggattattttACTAACCATTATGTCTTCTGAATTCATCTATGTATTAACAAATGGCACTACtccattgtatatatacataccacattttttatCCATCCATCATTGGACATTTAGGTTATTTCTTGACTCTTGTGAATAATCCTGCAGTGGACATAGAGGTGTAGATATCTCATGGAGATGTTAATATCATTACTTTTGGATatatgaaggggcttcaaaaagttgatagagggtgggcatttggcatagtggttaagacaccttgTCCCTTATTGCAGTGTCCAGGTTCCATACCCACCTCTGGTCcttgactacagcttcctgctaatgcagatcttggaagacagggaagatggctcaagtaattgttattacatccatatgggagacctgtattgagtttctggctcttggctctagCCCCCAGCCTTGGGCCAGGCTGTTACAGATATTTTTgaagggatgaaccaacagaagggagtgCTCGCTTACtctttctcattcattctttctcgctctgtaaaaaaaattaaaattgtttaattttttatattcataCAGAAATGTAATTACAAGATagtgtgaattttccatgaacttcttgaagcccctttgtatacccagaagtggggttACTGGATCCTATGAGAGTTCTCTTAAAGTTTTTGAGGCAACTCCATAATTGTTTTTCCATAATTGTTTTATCAATTTACATTTGATCCAACAGTGTAAAAAGATCCCCTTTTCTCTACATGCTCACTAATACttcttatcttttgattttttaattatagCCAACCTAACAGGTGTGAGATGGCATGTCATTGtcgttttgctttgcatttcttttttttttttttaaagatatattcatttatttgaaaggcagagttacagagaggcagagggagagacaacgaaagagagagaaaggggtcctCAATCCACTGGTTCCAAAGGGTcagggaggtagagttacagacagagagaggcagagacagagagaaaagtcatccatcagctggttcactccccaaatggccgcaacaaccagagctgggccgacccaaagccaggagcctggagcttctttcaggtctcccacatgacttcaggggcccaaggacttggtccatcttccactgctttcccaggccataacagagagctggattggaagtggagcagccaggatgtgaacctgtgcccatacgggatgccggcactgcaggcgacggctttacctgctatgccacaaagccggtCCCTGTATTTCTTttatggttagtgatgttgaacatctttgcaTGCCTTTTTgccatttgtatatattttccttgaaaaaactgttcaggtccttggcccatttttaatAAGGCTATTTGagtttttgctgttgagttgcaATTCCTTATATAACTTAGGTATTAATCACCTATTgcatatatgatttgcaaatattttctcccattccagaGGTTACCTATTCATTTGTTGGCTATTTCCTTtattgtgcaaaaaatttttaatttgatgtaGTACCATgtacttatttttgcttttctcacCTGTGCTCTTGGTGTCGTATCTGCAAAGTCATTTTCATctttaatcagtttttttttagaaaaaaagatttatttatattttttgaaagacagagttatagagagagaaaaagagatcttccatccactggttcattccccacaatggctgcaatggccaggagcctggaactccctcagtcttccatgtgggtggaagagacccaagcacttggaccaccttccactgcttccctatgCACATTAGGAGGTATCAGGATCAGAATttgagcagctggcacttgaactggtggtcatatgggatgccggcatcgcaggcagcgcaggcagcagcttaacccactgtgccgtaaTGCAGGCCCCTAGGTTCTTAGTGGCTGCTGTAGGTTGGAGTTCAGCAGACCTGATTTTAGTAGCAGGGGTAGACATGTTTTCTATCATATTCTTGTGCAGGCAAGACAGCTCTAGGCTACAACAGGGAGGAACTGGAGTCAGGTGACAGGCCCCTTTAGGGCCCACATCTGGAAGTGAGGTCTGCAGGCCAGCTACCAAAGGCTTAGATGGACATGATTCCTCCTGTGTCTCTTGGCAGACGTAGCTGCTGACAGGCCTGGGTCCAAATGTGATGGTAACTGAATTCATTAGGCACAGGGTGGTAGCCAGGACCATTTTCAGCAAGCCTGCCACCTGGACATAGGCTTGTGTGCTCACAACTTCCTCTCCTTAGTCTTGGGCTCCACGGGGTTTTACAATCTCCTACCTCAATCCCAAATCTCCCAGAAAGGCACTTTTGTCTGTGGATGGTTGTTAAATTATTGCTGCTATTGAGGCATACAAGAGAGGTGCTTTCTATTCTACCTTCTTGTTCTCACACAGCTTAACACATCAAAATATGCTAAGCATGCTTACTACTTATGAAACTCACTAACTTACTAAACTCATAACTAAAATTATGCAAAGGATAGGGCTTGGAAGAATAACGTTTCAGAACAGCATCACAGAACATCACTAAAACCCCTGTTACATCAAATTAGCCAACACTAAACCTTTAGCCCCAAGGGAAATACAGGGCTAGGTTCTTAGTATGGTCACTTTTTTGTCAACCAATCAACACATTACATTGTTTTGTATGTGTTTCAGTCTAAATCTACCTTGTTTAAATATATTGTTGCTTCACTATCACTGACCATATGACCAAAAGCCCTCTAACTCAGGCCTCAGAAAAGCTTATCTAATCCATATAGTTTCTCCATAATGGACCTCACAGCTTTCCTGTGCTTAGACACTCTAGACAGCACAGGCACACTATGTTTGGGAGCCATTTTAAATGGTAAAAATCACTGACTGAAATGTGGAAAATGTTACATTGAAAGACAGTGCAagtctctggcctcagaatcagccctaaaggcactcggatctggctgaaaagcccatgagagtatttcaggcatggaaagccaagacactctggcaaaaagatctctgtgagtgagatcccagtggaaagaacaggtcttcaaagagggaggtgcctttctctgaagggaggagagaacctccactttgactatgaccgtgtctaaacaagataagagtcggagaactcaaggggcttccatagccttggaaactcatgactggtgcatagggagattactgatgccataaacaggagtgtcaattggtaaagtcaacaacaggagtcactgtgcacttactcctcatgtaggatctctgtccttaacgtgctgtacactgaggcttaatgctataacgagtactcaaacagtatatttcactttgtgtttctatgggggtgcaaacgactgaaatctttacttaatgtacactaaactgatcttctgtaaaaaaaaaaaaaaaaaaaaaaagaaagaaattatcaattcccaacttgactctcactgggattaaacatgacaataggtcagatctgatttcatcatcatttaaaaaaaatcatctattatttttcactttatgtttctgtgtgggagcaaactgttgaaatacttacttaaggtatactaagctgatcttctgtatattaagataatcgaaaatgaatcttgatgtgaatggaaggggagagggagtgggaaaggggagggttgtgggtgggagggacggtatggggggggaagccattgtaacacatgagtcatactttggaaatttatattcattaaataaaagataaaaaaaaaagaaaaaaaaaaagaaagacagtgcAAGTAATGCTAGTTTACAGTTTAAGAATTGAAACAAGGAGACAAAATATCAGTTTGTTCAGCCCCAGCTGGGAATGTGTATATCAGGTGAATCATCAAATTTTTCATCACTCTGGGAGTGTCTGCAAATAACTGAGGAGGAATTGCAAGTATTGATTTGGGGATTACAATTATATAGGGTCAACTGTGTAAATAACAATTTCTCAAGTAGCTTCAGTATACGTACCCTGAAATGATAGCACTAAAGAGTTTGACTGGATGACACTTTGATGGATATAATATTTTTTGAGAGtttgaaagaaaggaaataatatcaGCAGTAAGTAATAGAAGGGAATGAAAGGTTATAGTCATCAAATAAAACtactaaaatattctaaaaccaACTACTGAATCCCCCCAGGTTATCTGGTATTGTTAAATTGTGGAACCTGCCATCATTAGAACATTGTattcacctttctctctgtctctctctctctaactctgcctgtcaaaaaacaaaaataaagcgtATCTtcaaaaaagacctaaatcttcctTCTTTGATTACCAGAAGTTCAATATAGTACCCTGTTTCCATTTTGACTTTCCCATATGTTAATCACTTTATAGGTACCCATCAAGAAAGAAGATGGATCGCGCAACAGCTCTCCAGGAGGCGAGGAGTCGGAGGCTTTGAGCTGGTCATAATGGCAGGTGAAGAAATTAATGAAGACTATCCAGTAGAAATTCATGAGTATTTGTCTGCATTTGAGAACTCCATCAGCACTGTGGATGAGATGCTGAAGACCATGATGTCTGTTTCCAGAAATGAGTTGTTACAAAAGTTAGACCCACTTGAACAAGCAAAAGTGGATTTAGTTTCTGCGTACACATTAAATTCAATGTTTTGGGTTTATTTGGCAACTCAAGGAGTTAATCCTAAGGAACATCCCGTAAAACAGGAATTGGAAAGAATCAGAGTGTACATGAACAGAGTCAAGGAAATAGCAGACAAGAAAAAGGCTGGCAAACTGGACAGGGGTGCAGCTTCGAGATTTGTAAAAAAAATGCTCTCTGGGAACTGAAACCTAAGAATGCATCCAAAGTTGccagtaaaggaaaaaaacaaacattaactTTTTGGTTTTGGTATACACATATTCAAAATGTACATCATTTTTATTGTCATAACAAAATTTCTAATTATGTGGCAATGCAAGGCTTAAATGTATTCCTTGTTGAATTTATATGTAAATGTGTACTTCAGATTTGTAATGCAAAAATACTTTTCTGCCAGAAAgattctttattgatttttcctATAGAGCACTCTGAGGTTTTAATGTTGtgatctattttatatttatagtttACCATCTCTTTTGATGACACTTATTTCCTTATGTAGGTCAGTCTTGCAAGTACCATTTTATAAACAACTGAAATTTAAGTTAAATGTTCTTTGTAAACATTTAcactattttaaatgaataatgacCTTATGAAGTATGTTATCTCTGGGCTGAATTTAAAAGTACATCTATTTTTACAATATGAtattaagaaagaatgaaatgacttaatatcctttttttctcctgtgtAGTTAATTTATCATGTTTTCATGATTTTAGGAATTAATTGCTTTTTTGATATTTGGAGTGTGAAATTTAAACTTTAAGGTTGTACTTTAATTTTTGGCACATTGCCTCAATGTCccatttaatataaaatacattctCATTAACATTAGATGGGAAATAAGGTTGTATGTTGATGACTGAATTTTGACAAAATGGTTATACTCTCTTAAAAAGTCTGTAAATGTTGTATAGCtgacctgtttttttgtttttgtcgtatttaaacttactttttaaatcagAGTGTGTAGTGCTTATAGTTTTCTTGGTCTCACTTTCTCTGATTTTTCAATTACATGTTTTGAGGCTGTATCAAGTATGTACAAGTGTTTTGGAACAACTCTGTATGTTACATAATGCTGCTTAAGCAGAAGAGAATGCCAAAGGAGATCACATTGTGCTAATATTCTGATTTGTTTCTGAAATATTTGTTACAAAGAATTGTACATGTTAAATTCTTTTATGCCTGTCTGTGATGTTTAATTATATACCAAATAGTTTCAGTCTTTGAATTCACATCATTATGTATAAGAATGCCAAATACAGTAAAGTactataattttgaaaaaggatTTAAGATTTTCTGTGATTAATTCTCCATAAGTAACCTTGAATAAATGGATTTCCTGATTTATTATAGCAGATATTGGAAATGATCTTAAAATGTAATGGGTTTTGTAAAGCATGTTGAACTCTTTCTGTGACACACAAAGAGGAAGTCACTTATGGATGCAGAAAGTCTTTTCTCCTCTGGTGTCAGTTTTTGAAGTGGAAGaacatttttagttattttatacctttttttactttcttctcaAATTTCTAGCTGTTTTTATAGTAACTTTTTTGACAAAAATAAGTGTAATATCAAATGTGGTTTCAATATCTTTGTTATTTATTACAAAGAATCTTAGAAGTtgaatttatgtatatttttaagtttcatatgAAAGGTTAAATGAAATATATCATACAGTTACAGAAAATTATTAGCCCAACGTTTAGTTTGTGAAAGTTCAGCTCTATGTTCTATTACATTGGATATTCTTAAGTGAATAGTTTTTTGTGTTTATTAGtagaaataaaaaagtttgtgtatactccaaaaaaaaaaaagaaagaaagaagatgaaggcagtgacagtgacagtgacactgATGATAATGTGAAGGTCACAAGTGGCAACATAAGTACAGGCCCCTCAATTTATATGTGCATGAGTTTAAGCTTACTTGGGTTGGGGGACATCCGGGGAGGAGAAAGACAGTAAAGTAGAGTAagatttttctgtactttttctGAGCTTGAAATGTTACTCTAGGTATCAGATGGAAAGGAATATAGGAGGGCAATTAAGTCACTAATGATAATTCCATCACCAAAGACTGATTGTGATATTCTGTTGCTgcattgtgggttttttgttttgttttgttttgttttgatttatttatttatttatttatttatttatttatttttgaaaggcagagtggacagtgagagagagagagagacagagagaaaggtcttcctttgcccttggttcaccctccaat comes from the Oryctolagus cuniculus chromosome X, mOryCun1.1, whole genome shotgun sequence genome and includes:
- the LOC127484871 gene encoding testis-specific protein TSX, which produces MSTKEKEADLTEAEGSVPGHLELEDEKRGPHSDDDTHKPEDKPLLSHEESFLHQEDVLQETRVNNPEDKDLQNLSGMKGMKMKCEKLKSMGNNKGTMYSLFFSSINLCIF